The following proteins are encoded in a genomic region of Thermococcus pacificus:
- a CDS encoding NAD(+) kinase: protein MRFGVVARRDKEAALKLAYRVYDFLKVSGYEVIVDEETHQHFPHFREGDVLPLEDFDVDFIIVIGGDGTILRVEHRTKKEIPILGINMGTLGFLTEVEPHEAFFAISKLIEGEYYIDERIKLRTYLKGENRVPDALNEVAVLTGVPGKIIHLKYYVDGGLADEIRSDGLIVSTPTGSTGYAMSAGGPFVDPRLEAVVIAPLAPIALSSRPIIVPAFSTIDIRNLSLTREIILAVDGQFYTYLSPDTEITVKLSPRKARFVRFTNDVYPKYTLRLKNRF, encoded by the coding sequence ATGAGGTTCGGGGTCGTGGCCAGGAGGGACAAAGAGGCGGCACTTAAGCTGGCCTACCGCGTTTACGATTTCCTCAAGGTAAGCGGATATGAGGTTATAGTTGACGAGGAGACTCATCAGCACTTTCCCCACTTCAGGGAGGGCGACGTCCTCCCCCTTGAGGACTTCGACGTGGACTTCATAATAGTCATCGGCGGCGACGGTACGATACTTCGAGTGGAGCACAGGACAAAGAAGGAGATACCCATCCTGGGAATAAACATGGGCACGCTCGGTTTCCTCACGGAGGTGGAGCCGCACGAGGCGTTTTTTGCCATCAGCAAGCTCATCGAGGGCGAGTACTACATAGACGAGAGGATAAAGCTCCGAACGTACCTCAAGGGCGAGAACAGGGTTCCGGATGCGCTCAACGAGGTTGCTGTTCTCACGGGCGTTCCTGGAAAGATAATACACCTAAAGTACTACGTGGACGGCGGTCTGGCCGATGAGATAAGGTCGGACGGCCTGATAGTCTCGACCCCGACAGGCTCGACGGGCTACGCCATGAGTGCCGGCGGCCCCTTCGTTGACCCGAGGCTGGAGGCGGTTGTTATAGCCCCCCTCGCCCCGATAGCCCTCAGCTCAAGGCCCATAATAGTCCCCGCATTCAGCACGATAGACATAAGGAATCTCTCCCTCACCAGGGAGATAATACTAGCGGTGGACGGTCAGTTCTACACCTACCTCAGCCCCGACACCGAAATAACCGTGAAACTCTCCCCCCGGAAGGCCCGGTTCGTACGCTTCACTAACGATGTGTATCCCAAGTATACCCTGAGACTAAAAAACAGGTTTTAG